A window of the Podospora bellae-mahoneyi strain CBS 112042 chromosome 6, whole genome shotgun sequence genome harbors these coding sequences:
- the ENP1 gene encoding snoRNA-binding rRNA-processing protein (EggNog:ENOG503NVIT; COG:W; BUSCO:EOG09263KZJ), with the protein MPKAPSSLPGKKRHNPLADDLVATGVLKNKPSKRKTKAEPEEGERYVDSRASKNILAMSRELLQEDEQQSEEEKGGERGAFDFNPSNFDSREQDEELHGEDETWGDEEEEVEEIEVEAGDLEVFHKFIKPSMEDDPLLTHGWDMKGDGGQEQQQGGGQDLAEIILAKIAEHEAQQQGGWHDDNPADEEHVLPPKVIEVFEKIGMFLSRYRSGPLPKPLKVLPQIPGWEAILQVTQPHNWTHHAVFAVTRIFVAAKPKVVQRFMEMVVLDHVREDISENKRLNVHLFNALKKGLYKPAGFFKGFLRPLVASGVTLVEARVVSGVLTRVSIPVIHSAMALKELCDFAAEMVSSKNESKKRSESSEQAPVDDGKFDAVKKYLDRLPEAEKPVPEQKTDVEPNTKGRRVRFGRVLWHRRRSTRATDNSNPSLSDVDRKERPSGPAIWLTQFPGGEATRVHTPPYKEDTVDGRPRSLFFDVARPNSRHDQTPSETSSTREKVGIRTSRSSPLNVKSRGRRSQQRSSASGASGRGLGGSISPYRVPSPRKAKEDGSPSRSKSGPAKTREKTRSPLATTPKESVKEWWDAPLRTPDTPPSTPTPRTRVTRATTGTAAMFKFDVPEHLPSSPMCPANPKNPKSLGKGVCVYHGRRRSSRFGLAGSDSLLSPKVEREEAAYDDGSNSM; encoded by the exons ATGCCGAAAgcaccctcctctctccccgGCAAGAAACGCCATAACCCTCTGGCCGACGATTTGGTCGCCACCGGAGTCCTCAAGAACAAGCCCTCAAAGCGAAAGACCAAGGCCGAGcccgaggaaggagagagatATGTCGACTCTCGCGCAAGCAAGAATATTCTGGCGATGAGCCGGGAGCTACTCCAGGAAGATGAGCAGCAAagcgaagaagaaaaaggcggaGAACGAGGAGCCTTCGATTTCAACCCGTCAAACTTCGACAGTCGCGAGCAGGATGAAGAACTTCACGGCGAAGACGAAACCTGGGgtgacgaagaggaggaagtagAGGAGATTGAAGTAGAGGCTGGTGACCTGGAGGTGTTCCATAAGTTCATCAAGCCCTCTATGGAGGACGATCCGCTCCTTACGCATGGCTGGGATATgaagggtgatggtggtcaggagcagcaacagggtggtggacaagatCTGGCCGAAATAATCCTGGCCAAGATCGCTGAACATGAAGCTCAGCAACAAGGCGGGTGGCACGACGACAACCCGGCCGACGAGGAACACGTTTTGCCACCAAAGGTCATCGAAGTCTTTGAAAAGATTGGAATGTTTCTTTCTCGGTACCGTAGTG GCCCTCTCCCGAAGCCGCTAAAGGTGCTCCCTCAGATCCCCGGCTGGGAAGCCATACTCCAGGTCACCCAACCCCACAACTGGACTCATCATGCCGTTTTTGCTGTCACCAGAATCTTCGTGGCAGCCAAGCCAAAGGTTGTCCAGCGGTTCATGGAGATGGTTGTTCTTGACCATGTCCGTGAGGACATCTCCGAGAACAAGAGGTTAAATGTACATCTATTTAACGCTTTGAAGAAAGGTCTATACAAGCCGGCTGGTTTCTTCAAGGGATTCCTTCGGCCATTAGTTGCCTCAGGGGTTACTCTTGTCGAAGCGCGTGTCGTAAGTGGTGTTCTCACACGCGTGTCGATCCCTGTGATACATTCGGCCATGGCCCTCAAAGAGTTGTGCGATTTTGCGGCGGAGATGGTTTCATCAAAGAACGAGTCT AAGAAGCGAAGCGAATCCTCGGAACAAGCCCCTGTCGACGATGGCAAGTTTGATGCAGTCAAAAAGTATCTCGATCGCCTGCCCGAGGCGGAGAAGCCGGTCCCAGAACAGAAGACCGATGTCGAACCGAACACCAAGGGCCGTCGTGTGCGCTTTGGAAGAGTGCTGTGGCATCGCCGGAGGTCGACCCGAGCAACGGACAACTCAAACCCGAGCTTGTCAGATGTGGACCGCAAAGAACGACCCA GCGGTCCGGCGATATGGTTGACACAGTTTCCAGGCGGA GAGGCAACTCGTGTCCATACTCCGCCCTACAAAGAAGACACAGTCGACGGACGACCGCGTAGTCTCTTCTTTGACGTAGCTCGGCCAAACAGTCGACACGATCAGACTCCATCCGAAACATCCTCTACGCGAGAGAAAGTCGGTATCCGAACCTCCCGGTCGTCCCCATTGAATGTGAAGAGCCGTGGCAGAAGATCGCAACAGAGAAGTTCGGCCAGCGGCGCATCGGGAAGAGGTCTTGGGGGCAGTATCTCGCCGTACAGAGTTCCATCGCCCCGTAAGGCGAAAGAGGATGGCTCCCCAAGTCGGAGCAAAAGCGGACCTGcaaaaacaagagaaaagacCAGATCCCCCcttgccaccaccccaaaagAAAGTGTCAAAGAGTGGTGGGACGCACCTTTGAGAACGCCAGACACCCCACCTTCTACACCGACACCCCGAACCCGGGTCACGAGAGCAACCACGGGGACAGCGGCGATGTTCAAGTTTGATGTGCCGGAGCACTTGCCCAGCAGTCCCATGTGCCCTGCCAATCCCAAGAATCCCAAGTcattggggaagggggtctGCGTG TATCATGGGAGACGACGGAGTTCACGTTTTGGGTTGGCGGGGTCGGATTCTTTGCTTTCTCCGaaggttgagagggaggaggcggcttATGACGATGGGAGTAATTCTATGTAA
- the CDC73 gene encoding accessory factor associated with RNA polymerase II (EggNog:ENOG503NYM4; COG:K; BUSCO:EOG09263UWJ): MASPTTDPLLLFRQSIRTSSRIVPVASAESNDEVALSQATNLVFSDEGKRVVLPVDVQSRFMSSEGNLIDLRSIYFAWVNRDITIPEYNAAAEKLNEELAGGKGVHKFPFVERLNLIAWLEGAGEDTEYIKPLVGGDAGKGEEGGKVEMVGDDGGVKKERRGKGTLDPRLAQIYEGERRMGDRNSVLRGIKPTDFSHIRKLAAQFMTRKPTGGSGDIRSSTNISNNPSLALNQKPARRPDPIILLSPSASSLLRMSNAKAFLEGGRYTPPDHSTPPTMLAVSRIIKDMDPNRPIRFILVEGPENFRPEYWNRVVAVFTTGQTWQFKSYKWTNPVELFKHVQGVYLGWRGEQPPESVRAFGHKVLACSVEKWRDPGQPGAEQSRWRDREVVESIWKAIETNMRAKGWRKDAAPTSI; this comes from the exons ATGGCCTCCCCGACGACCGATCCCCTTTTGCTGTTTCGGCAATCTATCCGGACGTCGTCACGGATTGTTCCTGTCGCCTCGGCCGAGTCGAACGACGAGGTTGCGCTGTCGCAGGCGACAAATCTGGTGTTTAGTgatgaggggaagagggtggtgttgccgGTGGATGTGCAGAGCAGGTTCATGAGCTCGGAGGGGAACTTGATTGACCTGCGGTCGATTTATTTTGCGTGGGTGAATAGAGATATCACGATTCCGGAGTATAATGCTGCGGCGGAGAAGCTGAATGAGGAGTTGGctggggggaaaggggtgcACAAGTTTCCGtttgtggagaggttgaatcTGATTgcttggttggagggggcgggggaggataCGGAGTATATCAAGCCGcttgttgggggggatgcggggaagggggaggagggggggaaggtggagatggttggggatgatgggggggtgaagaaggagaggaggggcaaGGGGACGTTGGATCCGAGACTGGCGCAGATTTATGAGggtgagaggaggatgggggatcGGAACAGTGTGTTGAGGGGGATAAAGCCTACG GACTTTTCGCATATTCGTAAGCTGGCTGCGCAGTTCATGACTAGGAAGCCGACtggtgggagtggtgatATTCGGTCTAGCACCAACATCAGCAATAACCCTTCGCTTGCGCTCAATCAGAAACCGGCTAGGCGCCCGGATCCGATTATCCTCTTGTCTCCGTCGGCTTCTTCGTTGCTCAGGATGTCGAACGCGAAGGCTTTCCTcgagggagggaggtatACGCCTCCTGACCATAGCACACCCCCAACGATGCTTGCTGTGTCACGTATCATCAAGGACATGGACCCCAACCGACCAATTAGGTTCATTCTTGTGGAGGGTCCGGAGAACTTCAGGCCGGAGTACTGGAACCGAGTGGTGGCTGTTTTTACCACGGGCCAGACCTGGCAGTTCAAGAGTTACAAGTGGACGAACCCCGTGGAGCTGTTCAAGCATGTACAGGGTGTGTATctggggtggagaggggagcAGCCTCCTGAGAGCGTGAGGGCGTTTGGGCATAAGGTGCTCGCGTGTTCGGTTGAAAAGTGGAGGGATCCGGGTCAGCCGGGGGCGGAGCAGAGCCGGTGGAGGGAtcgggaggtggtggagagtaTTTGGAAGGCTATTGAGACGAATATGAGGGCTAAGGGATGGAGGAAGGATGCGGCGCCTACTAGCATTTAG
- the HGH1 gene encoding Protein hgh1 (BUSCO:EOG09262F7P; COG:S; EggNog:ENOG503NVZ9), with translation MPTELEELVGFIAHPNPQIRLVAIENLVPYSVSDPSIFKRENLTPVKHLKFLIRDHPKIAEHALTILINLTADASVVEFVASDEKFLGIALGLLVDPKEPNANLLAMLLANMTKWDGLKDIISRKQPAPESLHSDELVLNQLMDLFVKGADGSYNKHADYDYLAYALADLSKHEEIRRFFLSEQEYDSVLPLNKIKVFTEHKSDIRRKGVANIIKNVAFDVPSHPKFLDEDQINILPYLLLPIIGNEQYDEDEMLDMLPDLQLLPPDKQRDTDNNNIQTHIETLTLLTTTREGRDLMRNVKVYPVIRETHLRVEDDGVREACERLVNVIMADEAEQGAEKAIEEEDDDDNRIVEI, from the exons ATGCCCACAGAACTTGAAGAG CTCGTAGGGTTCATTGCCCACCCGAACCCGCAGATTCGGTTGGTAGCCATTGAGAACCTGGTGCCATATTCGGTTTCAGATCCTTCCATTTTCAAGAGGGAGAACCTCACTCCCGTCAAGCACCTCAAGTTTCTGATACGAGACCATCCT AAAATTGCCGAACATGCCCTTACCATTCTCATCAACTTGACAGCAGATGCTAGTGTTGTGGAATTTGTCGCATCAGATGAGAAGTTCCTCGGAATTGCATTAGGCCTGCTGGTC GATCCAAAGGAGCCCAATGCAAATTTGTTGGCTATGTTGCTTGCCAACATGACAAAGTGGGATGGACTGAAGGACATCATCAGCCGCAAACAACCTGCTCCTGAGAGCCTCCACTCGGATGAGCTTGTCCTCAACCAACTGATGGATCTCTTTGTTAAGGGCGCCGACGGGTCTTACAACAAGCACGCTGATTACGACTACCTTGCATATGCATTGGCTGATCTTTCGAAACACGAAGAGATTCGCCGATTTTTCCTATCTGAACAGGAGTATGACAGTGTCCTTCCCCTGAACAAGATCAAGGTTTTCACCGAGCACAAGTCCGATATCAGGAGGAAGGGTGtagccaacatcatcaaaaaTGTTGCCTTCGACGTGCCATCACATCCTAAATTTTTGGATGAGGATCAGATCAACATTCTGCCGTATCTGCTTCTTCCCATCATTGGAAATGAGCAGtacgacgaggacgagatgTTGGATATGCTGCCAGATCTGCAGCTCTTGCCACCCGACAAGCAAAGAGACACGGACAACAACAATATCCAGACACATATCGAGACATTAACACTCCTCACCACGACAAGAGAAGGGCGGGATCTCATGAGAAATGTGAAGGTGTATCCTGTCATCCGCGAAACCCATCTCCGGGTTGAGGACGACGGTGTTCGCGAGGCTTGTGAGCGGCTGGTAAACGTCATTATGGCCGACGAGGCTGAGCAAGGCGCTGAAAAGGCgatagaggaggaggacgatgacgacaaCAGGATAGTTGAGATCTAA
- a CDS encoding hypothetical protein (EggNog:ENOG503PEV2; COG:S) has translation MISITLVASALAFLGIVQGYTLPDNIPDVTWNLPINPANKSSATVSFTGTIEQAVAKMENDYSGWNAALLAQSAAHHAAHSAPFGVKADSKPLRINFNPANCTKPNFPPFSADTARIHEGIRYLLGVSGTAKNGPGPGNCGRVSCSYYSAIYCAITTSSKKRFPGWESPPAQVIS, from the exons ATGATTTCCATCACTCTCGTGGCCAGCGCCCTGGCTTTCTTGGGG ATTGTCCAGGGTTATACTCTCCCGGACAACATTCCCGATGTTACCTGGaatctccccatcaaccctgCTAATAAGAGCAGCGCTACCGTCAGCTTCACCGGCACCATCGAGCAGGCCGTCGCCAAGATGGAGAACGATTACTCCGGCTGGAACGCCGCCCTCCTGGCCCAGTCTGCCGCCCATCATGCCGCCCACTCTGCCCCCTTCGGCGTAAAGGCCGATTCCAAGCCCTTGCGcatcaacttcaacccaGCCAACTGCACAAAGCCCAActtcccccctttctccgCCGATACCGCTCGCATCCATGAAGGGATCCGGTACCTTTTGGGGGTTAGTGGCACAGCGAAGAATGGCCCAGGACCCGGAAACTGTGGCCGTGTTAGCTGCTCATACTATTCTGCCATCTACTGTGCAATAAC AACAAGTTCGAAAAAGAGGTTTCCTGGCTGGGAATCGCCTCCGGCGCAAGTTATATCGTGA
- the PHO5 gene encoding acid phosphatase pho5 (COG:P; EggNog:ENOG503NTWV) → MTKTAGGNNAYHNFNNDFLHIKDVNERRRLALAEVDRAPFGWYHIRAILVAGVGFFTDSYDIFTVSLLTLMLGIVYYPGVGKMPTTSDTAIKMATSAGTVIGQVGFGTLADIVGRKQMYGLELILIIIATLAQALTSSSPSMNIVGVIIFWRILQGVGIGGDYPLSSIITSEFATTKWRGAMMGAVFAMQGLGQLGAAFVMLFITLGFKKSLEPAPTLATCTGDCGVAVDQMWRILIGFGAVPGCIALYYRLTIPETPRYTFDVQMDVEKASADAEAYLKGETEGKPDTVAQAITQQTAQNKLEIPKASWSDFFRHYSKRKNAMLLAGTALSWCFLDIAYYGVSLNNATILDVIGYSTNNAKNTYEILYNTAIGNMIIVLAGAVPGYWVTVFTVDTIGRKPIQFMGFGILTVLFVVMGFAYDKLSPKGLLAIFVLAQFFFNFGPNATTFIVPGECFPTRYRSTSHGISAAMGKIGSIIGSSAIAPLRTRGATPGNPNPWMDHVLEIYALFMLLGLGTTAMIVETKRKTLEELAGEYDMSDEETASSTDNKAEGEVPAVRGANGGGGSDDQIRQHA, encoded by the exons ATGACCAAAACTGCCGGAGGCAACAATGCCTACCACAACTTCAACAATGACTTCCTCCACATCAAGGATGTCAACGAACGCAGGCGTCTTGCCCTCGCCGAAGTAGACAGAGCTCCCTTCGGATGGTACCATATCAGAGCTAttcttgttgctggggttggtTTCTTTACCGATTC ATATGACATTTTTaccgtctccctcctcaccctgaTGCTTGGCATTGTCTACTATCCCGGCGTTGGCAAGATGCCCACCACTTCCGACACGGCTATCAAGATGGCGACATCGGCCGGTACTGTCATCGGTCAAGTCGGCTTCGGTACCCTCGCCGATATCGTCGGTCGCAAGCAAATGTACGGTCTCGAGTTGATCCTtatcatcatcgccaccctcgcccaagCCTTGACCTCGTCGTCGCCTTCAATGAACATCGTCGGCGTCATCATCTTTTGGCGTATCCTTCAA GGCGTCGGTATCGGGGGTGACTACCCCctctccagcatcatcacctcagagtttgccaccaccaaatGGCGCGGTGCCATGATGGGCGCCGTCTTCGCCATGCAAGGTCTCGGCCAGCTCGGCGCCGCCTTCGTCATGctcttcatcaccctcgGCTTCAAGAAATCCCTCGAACCAGCCCCCACCCTCGCAACCTGCACCGGCGACTGCGGCGTGGCCGTCGACCAAATGTGGCGTATCCTCATCGGCTTCGGTGCCGTGCCCGGTTGCATCGCACTCTACTACCgcctcaccatccccgaaACCCCCCGCTACACCTTTGACGTGCAAATGGACGTGGAGAAAGCCTCCGCCGACGCGGAAGCCTATCTCAAGGGTGAGACCGAGGGCAAGCCAGATACCGTCGCCCAGGCCATCACCCAGCAAACCGCCCAAAACAAGCTCGAAATCCCCAAGGCATCCTGGTCTGACTTCTTCCGTCACTACTCCAAGCGCAAGAATGCCATGCTTTTGGCTGGTACGGCTCTGTCATGGTGCTTCCTCGACATCGCCTACTACGGCGTCAGTCTGAACAATGCCACCATTTTGGATGTGATCGGGTACTCGACCAACAACGCGAAAAACACCTACGAGATCCTCTACAACACCGCCATAGGAAACATGATCATTGTCCTTGCCGGTGCCGTACCGGGTTACTGGGTTACCGTCTTCACCGTTGACACCATCGGTCGCAAGCCCATTCAGTTCATGGGTTTCGGTATCCTCACTGTCCTCTTCGTCGTAATGGGCTTCGCGTACGATAAGCTCTCCCCCAAGGGTCTCCTAGCTATCTTTGTCCTCGCGCAGttcttcttcaactttgGTCCCAACGCGACTACTTTCATCGTGCCAGGGGAGTGCTTCCCTACGAGGTACCGGTCTACGTCGCATGGTATCAGTGCCGCGATGGGCAAGATTGGCTCGATTATCGGTAGCAGTGCGATTGCTCCTTTGAGGACAAGGGGCGCCACGCCTggtaaccctaacccctgGATGGATCACGTTTTGGAAATTTACGCCTTGTTCATGCTGCTCGGTCTGGGGACTACGGCTATGATTGTCGAGACCAAGAGGAAGACgctggaggagttggcggggGAGTATGATATGTCTGATGAGGAGACTGCCTCTAGCACTGACAACAAggccgagggtgaggtgCCGGCTGTGAGGGGGGCGAatggggggggtgggagtgaTGATCAGATCAGGCAGCATGCCTAG